Proteins found in one Primulina eburnea isolate SZY01 chromosome 16, ASM2296580v1, whole genome shotgun sequence genomic segment:
- the LOC140816343 gene encoding uncharacterized protein isoform X1: MGRRSSQKKNAAMLDSDDADSVSSSSTVQTDNMLMSRVEEEQVDTETFLDQCLDALYEKRGSTREKALASIIEAFTNSLEHEFVEKKFATLLHQCLNSIKKGSAKEIALASNVIGLLALTTGQGGEAQEILEESISPILEALKTRPEISKISSLLECLAVITFVGGEEPEKTEKSMQIMWQMAHPKLGTNVAAAKPSVAMITMVVSSWSFLLTTMNGRTLNPKIWQESITYLSSLLDKDDRSLRIAVGEALALIFEIGSLEKFCGDAKVSGDTSVDNVNDSRKLMSIHGLRNKILNQVRSLSSEAGGKGSAKKDLNSQRNIFRDIVDFLEDGYTPETSMKIGGDSLNMNTWAELIQLNFLKHFLGGGFLKHMQENQFLQDTLGFTPKKKLLAGVENRMSNGEKRMYKSPNSALNKARTQLLNKQRMLSQDMNSGHYAVAFADE, translated from the exons ATGGGTAGAA GAAGTTCTCAGAAAAAGAATGCTGCTATGCTGGATAGTGATGATGCCGACAGTGTAAGTTCATCGTCAACTGTGCAAACAGATAACATGTTGATGTCTAGGGTTGAGGAAGAGCAGGTGGATACAGAGACTTTCCTTGATCAATGCCTGGACGCCTTGTATGAGAAGAG AGGGTCTACGAGAGAAAAGGCGTTGGCATCAATAATTGAAGCCTTTACCAACAGTTTGGAGCATGAGTTTGTTGAAAAGAA GTTTGCTACATTACTGCACCAATGCTTGAATTCAATCAAGAAGGGTTCGGCCAAGGAGATTGCTTTGGCATCTAATGTTATAG GACTTTTAGCCCTGACCACAGGTCAGGGGGGGGAAGCACAAGAAATATTGGAAGAATCAATATCTCCTATATTAGAGGCTCTTAAAACTCGACCTGAAATATCTAAAATATCTTCG TTGCTTGAATGTTTGGCTGTTATTACATTTGTTGGTGGTGAAGAACCAGAGAAAACAGAGAAATCTATGCAAATAATGTGGCAAATGGCCCATCCAAAATTGGGTACCAAT GTTGCTGCTGCCAAACCTTCTGTGGCAATGATAACGATGGTTGTCTCTTCCTGGTCATTTCTTCTTACCACCATGAATGGACGAACCCTGAACCCAAAAATTTGGCAAGA GTCAATCACCTATCTCTCTAGTCTGCTGGACAAGGATGACAGATCACTACGAATTGCTGTTGGTGAAGCACTTGCTTTAATTTTTGAGATAGGGAGCCTGGAGAAATTCTGTGGTGATGCTAAAGTCTCTGGCGACACCTCTGTGGATAACGTGAATGATTCTCGAAAATTAATGTCAATACATGGGTTAAGAAATAAAATTCTTAACCAAGTGAGAAGCCTCTCTTCTGAGGCAGGTGGTAAAGGTTCTGCAAAGAAAGATCTCAATAGTCAGAGGAATATATTTCGAGATATTGTGGATTTTCTTGAG GATGGTTATACTCCTGAAACGTCGATGAAGATTGGTGGAGATTCCTTAAATATGAATACATGGGCTGAATTGATACAG CTAAACTTCCTGAAGCATTTCCTTGGAGGAGGATTTCTGAAGCACATGCAG GAAAATCAATTCCTACAAGATACCCTTGGTTTCACTCCTAAGAAAAAGCTTCTTGCAGGAGTTGAGAATCGTATGTCAAATGGTGAAAAG AGGATGTACAAGTCTCCCAACTCTGCCCTTAACAAGGCAAGAACACAATTACTAAACAAACAGCGGATGTTATCTCAG GATATGAACTCTGGCCACTATGCAGTTGCCTTTGCTGATGAATAA
- the LOC140816343 gene encoding uncharacterized protein isoform X2: protein MGRRSSQKKNAAMLDSDDADSVSSSSTVQTDNMLMSRVEEEQVDTETFLDQCLDALYEKRGSTREKALASIIEAFTNSLEHEFVEKKFATLLHQCLNSIKKGSAKEIALASNVIGLLALTTGQGGEAQEILEESISPILEALKTRPEISKISSLLECLAVITFVGGEEPEKTEKSMQIMWQMAHPKLGTNVAAAKPSVAMITMVVSSWSFLLTTMNGRTLNPKIWQESITYLSSLLDKDDRSLRIAVGEALALIFEIGSLEKFCGDAKVSGDTSVDNVNDSRKLMSIHGLRNKILNQVRSLSSEAGGKGSAKKDLNSQRNIFRDIVDFLEDGYTPETSMKIGGDSLNMNTWAELIQHFLGGGFLKHMQENQFLQDTLGFTPKKKLLAGVENRMSNGEKRMYKSPNSALNKARTQLLNKQRMLSQDMNSGHYAVAFADE from the exons ATGGGTAGAA GAAGTTCTCAGAAAAAGAATGCTGCTATGCTGGATAGTGATGATGCCGACAGTGTAAGTTCATCGTCAACTGTGCAAACAGATAACATGTTGATGTCTAGGGTTGAGGAAGAGCAGGTGGATACAGAGACTTTCCTTGATCAATGCCTGGACGCCTTGTATGAGAAGAG AGGGTCTACGAGAGAAAAGGCGTTGGCATCAATAATTGAAGCCTTTACCAACAGTTTGGAGCATGAGTTTGTTGAAAAGAA GTTTGCTACATTACTGCACCAATGCTTGAATTCAATCAAGAAGGGTTCGGCCAAGGAGATTGCTTTGGCATCTAATGTTATAG GACTTTTAGCCCTGACCACAGGTCAGGGGGGGGAAGCACAAGAAATATTGGAAGAATCAATATCTCCTATATTAGAGGCTCTTAAAACTCGACCTGAAATATCTAAAATATCTTCG TTGCTTGAATGTTTGGCTGTTATTACATTTGTTGGTGGTGAAGAACCAGAGAAAACAGAGAAATCTATGCAAATAATGTGGCAAATGGCCCATCCAAAATTGGGTACCAAT GTTGCTGCTGCCAAACCTTCTGTGGCAATGATAACGATGGTTGTCTCTTCCTGGTCATTTCTTCTTACCACCATGAATGGACGAACCCTGAACCCAAAAATTTGGCAAGA GTCAATCACCTATCTCTCTAGTCTGCTGGACAAGGATGACAGATCACTACGAATTGCTGTTGGTGAAGCACTTGCTTTAATTTTTGAGATAGGGAGCCTGGAGAAATTCTGTGGTGATGCTAAAGTCTCTGGCGACACCTCTGTGGATAACGTGAATGATTCTCGAAAATTAATGTCAATACATGGGTTAAGAAATAAAATTCTTAACCAAGTGAGAAGCCTCTCTTCTGAGGCAGGTGGTAAAGGTTCTGCAAAGAAAGATCTCAATAGTCAGAGGAATATATTTCGAGATATTGTGGATTTTCTTGAG GATGGTTATACTCCTGAAACGTCGATGAAGATTGGTGGAGATTCCTTAAATATGAATACATGGGCTGAATTGATACAG CATTTCCTTGGAGGAGGATTTCTGAAGCACATGCAG GAAAATCAATTCCTACAAGATACCCTTGGTTTCACTCCTAAGAAAAAGCTTCTTGCAGGAGTTGAGAATCGTATGTCAAATGGTGAAAAG AGGATGTACAAGTCTCCCAACTCTGCCCTTAACAAGGCAAGAACACAATTACTAAACAAACAGCGGATGTTATCTCAG GATATGAACTCTGGCCACTATGCAGTTGCCTTTGCTGATGAATAA